The region AAATCACTTTGTGTGTTACGTTAAGATAATATTTCAAACATTTGGTTAATAGGTaactaaaaaatttaaaaatagtCAATATACATATATCAACTAGAATAAATTGAGAAAATAATAATCCCGTGAATCACTTGCCTAATTTATTATCATAGATATCATTCATATTGAACAAGCATGACATGTTGGCCCATGCATATATAATCATATCTACTGACCGGAAACTAAAGGAAGCCATACAAAAttattatgtggaataatatgACAAACAGGTCCACTCCTAGGTTTCATATTCAATATTTTAAAAGAGATGTGATCTTCATCCCAATTAGAAGTATGTGAATGACAAACAGCAATGGCATCAACTTTATCTCCATTTGCACCTTTTAGCGGGATCTTGAACACTCTGGTAGAGCCGTCTAAATGACCATGACAATAGAACACTGCATATGGATAAGGCATCGGGTGGCAAGCCATCATTTTTTGTACTTGAAACTGTTGAGGAACTTTAAGAAAAGTATAATTTTGTAAAATTGGAGAATTTTGTGAAGGATAGGTAATTGAGGTAAAAAGATCAAATTTGGTGCTTGATCCAAAAGTTTTTTGTACTAAATCAAGCATGGACTCTAGTGATGAAACACATATGTGGTGACCTTCTACCTCCTCATCGCAATTGTTAAGTGTGTATGTAATGGCTTTTGCTTGTGGGGTTTCTTTAGGAATCGAGAAAAGTGAAAGTAAATTATCAAGTTTTGATATTGAAAATGGAATTGATTCAGATTCTTCTCTGGTGAGGAAATGGGGAGAATTTGATGGATCGCTTTTAGCAAAATATATAGGCATTGTGAAGCCTTTGTAGAGATCTTTAGGTGTAAACCAAACATTGTAGTAAGGTTTAATATCATCTTTGTTGATCATTGGATTTTTTTGTGAAGTATCGGCTCCTTGTTGGTTGATTGCCATTGAGGCGCTAATACCATAGCCGCACTgtgtaaaaataaaaaatatcacATTATAATCAAAAGTAAAAACTCATATCATTTTATTGTTACAAAGATGCATATattaacacacacacatacacatacacacatacttAAACACTCAAAATAATCATGATTTTAAAAAGttattatatatacatacacacacacacaaacaccaacatacacacacacatatgaAAGAGATGATATTATTACCTGTAAAACAAGCACAACAAAGAGGAAAAGACAGCAAGATGCAAATCCGAAATCCATATTTTATGTGTTTGTTATATTTCTTTCTTACTCTTGAATCATATAAAGTAGCTATGAACTGAGATTAAGCTATCAAAATCAAACATGCGAGACACTTTATATAACAAGTACTGTGGAGATTTTTATATGAAAAATCAGATTACAAAaaggaataaatataaaatcattaaataattatCCTTCAACTACATTTAAACATACGTATTCATTCAAGATTTTAAAGAATTTTTAAGGATATTCAAAGTTCATGgttattcaatttagattttcaaaaattatttaaaatctgGAGGAATTAAATTGGATTTTGAAAAGTCCATTAAAATATGAGTGTATTCAATCtagattaaaaaaaattataaaaattttggggtattcaatttggatttaaTAACTCCATTGAAATCTAATGGTATTATAAAAATCCATGGattttgttttataaaaaaaattggtAGAATTTGATGGATTAGCTAGTACATTTTAATCATTTGAAACCTCACCAAAATATATGAGGGGGTGTATtcatttgaaattttaaaggaTTGATAATAAACTACatattttaaaacatttttgctAATTTAAATTGTTCACAGATTTTGATAGAGTTCAAAAATAAATCTTACAGTCTTGTCTCTACTTTCTTTTTTTTGAACAAATCGTTGAACATTCTGGAGTTTTTCAGAACTCCTTCAAAATCTCGTTGATTTTAGAGAGatttcaaaataataaaaatgcactagaaaatccatcaaaatctaccactttttcaaataaaaaaaattcatggacttttgaatatcttcaaattttgaTGACCTTTTTAATTCTATTAAATATCACTGGATTTTAATagatttttagaatcaaaattgaaTACACCTAGATTCTAAAATACCTTTTGCAATCCTTATTGAATATCATCAGATTTGAAAAGATTTTTTTGAATCCAAATTGAAAATCCCCGgttttttaaaatccaaaaaaatccttcaaaatcccaattgaatatttgaaatatttCTAAAAAAAACTTCATAAAATCATCAAGACTCTACAAGATTTTTTTATCAGTTCTATCAAAATCTGTGAATAATTAAAATCAACGATATATTTTAAAATACATGGATTATTATCAATCCTTTAAAATCTCAATTGAATACAACTCTCTAATATATATTGTTGGGGAGTATAGATAAACTAACGAAAATaaatactccctcagtcccttctaattgtttacatttctgaggaagtgtccgacacgcattttaaagTGCATAcaaagtatagttatgtaacttatttttataatttactttttctgaataaaagttgaatgttctaatttttattcagaaaaacaaaattgtaaaaaaaaattacagaactatactttatatgcaccttaaaatgcgtgtcggacactttctaaaaaatgtaaacaattgaaagtgAGGGAGGGAGTATATAACACACTATACATATAAAAAAACGTAAATTAATATGAAAGGATGAAATTGGAGaaagaatataaaaaatatttaacaaTTACCTAACCATATCGAATTATACGTATTTAATACATGTGGTTGGTAAAAATAGATTATGTTGGTAAGAACATTaattttttaacatttttataataaattaCCAAATTACTTTAGACTTTTTGTAGATAATGGATTTATAACTGAAAGTAATTGTTGGAACATTATAATTATTTACATCAACTATCATCATTATTTTTGTAGTAATCAAACTACTAACAAAACTTTCAACGTTTCGACTTAAATAATGTAGTAAAGAAAATAAAGATTTTACCTTCTAATTTCACGTATTTTATAAGAACctatttaaaactgattttttcCAATTTTGTATCATATATGTTTTGAACAATTAATATGTTCAataatatatatcaataaaagaaATTGAATTTTTAGTAAACGATATTATCGGCGTCTAAACTTTTGTAACATCTGAATGCTAATAATTTTGAATATAACTATTAGATTGAAAACAAAAATATGTATCAACAAAAAAACTATTTTTGTTAAATTAGTTTACTTATCTTCAACAACCTTgaaaatatatgtaaaaatatgTTTTTTTTACCGAAATTACTcttttttaataattctaaaaaattaaaatatatttccatAAAAAAAACAAACATATCTTTTTGAGTAGCCTATTACTTCAAATAAATTCGATTAAGAAAGTAACAAAATCTATTGATTTCAAATAAGTTCGATTAAGAAAGAACCAAAAAAGTAAACATGTAAGTTTTTTAGTTTTGAATTGTGCAAATTTTAAAAAGTATAACTAAAATTCtattaaattttataataaaaaacaattttataaataaattataaaaaagtgtttttaaatatatattatgaGCAACGTAATTTATGAAAAAATGacaaattattttataaaaaaattaagatAGTTTAGTGATGACAcataattaaaaaatacacaaATATACCTTTTACTTTTTTTAAAGAAATGAATCGAATTCGAGCTAAGTCGAGTAAAAACTCAACAAAAAAATTTGTTTGATATTACTTTCGAGTTAGAGCAAGTTGAGTTCAAAACAAATCAGGTCGACTCGAGCTTTTTATCGAACCCGAAGATGCATACGAGTTCGAGCTGAATCGAGCCTCATTTTATTGAGTCGGGTTTGAGTTGGCTAATAAATAATGCACGTaacataatttataaaaaatgataaattaatttttaaaataatagatAGTTTAGCGACGACACACAATTAACAAATATATAGATGAAACTaaaaaaattaaggaaaaaaaaTCAAATTGTAGCCAAGTCGAGTTTAAAAAATCTTGGTTTGACTCAAATTTTTAATCGAGCTCAAAAATGTGTCCGAACTCCGAGTTCGAGCCGAGTCGAGCCCTAATTTATTGAGTAGGGTTCGAGTTGTCTTAGTTCGAACTACACCCTAGTTAAACATGAAAGTaattctaaaataatatcaaaaatgACATAGAGACTTGATTTTTTATGGATGTagatataatttttaaagtaGTAACAAAAATCTTGTTTAGCGTAATGGTTGTAGATGTGAACTAAAATCTATTTTACTAACATTGAAGTTACGGGTTCGATTCTTAACAACAACATTTTTCTTATTTGCATTGGATAAAGGACACATATGTCATTTCCTAAATGGGGAATAAAACCCTTTGTTCACCCAAAATATATTCGAGTTCGAGTTATCTCAGTTCGAACTACTACTCTAGTTtacatgaaagtattttaaaataatattaagaatGACATAGAGACTTGATTTTTGGTGAGTAGTAACAAAAATCATGTTTGGTGTAGTGGTTGTATATGTGAACTAAAATATCTTTTACCAACCTTGAGGTCACAGGTTCGATTCTCAACAacatttatttttatatttgtaTTGGATAAAGGGCACATATGTCATTGCCTAAATGGGGAATAAAACCCTTGTTCACccataacatatatatataagctactataatagaaaccaattttagaatagaaactagaaaccaaataatttttttaaaattacttcgaaatataacacatatggtatgcaaatcgatcatTGAGAGATGGAGGAAAATATAGTGAATTAGGATTTAAAAATAACTTACcatttgacgggaaaaatcaaattaaaaaccgAGGACAAAAGCTGATATTTTGTGTGGAAAGGTGCAGATTAGTTGAGTATAGTGCTTTTAGGGGGGCATTAGATTAAATTGATATATTAAAAATGACATGTAGACTAGATTTTTtgtggatgtggatatgattttTAAAGTAGTAACAAAAATCTTGTTTGGTGTAGTGGTTGTAGTCTTGTAGATGTGAGCTAAAATCTCTTTTACCAACCTTGAGTTCacatattcatatatatatatatattatatatgttatatattatatattatatattatattatatatatatattatatatatgttatatatgttatatatgttatatattatgatttaatatatataatatataataatataatatatatattatatattatagataatatatattatatattattgtTATGGGTAAAAAATTAGGGTGTATTTAATGCTGTATTTAAgactagggttcgtgagctcaaggctctatttgactgctcttatgtttcgtgactcaatctgccttcacaagatgcctacataccttgatgtatgctaaggatcaagtcaaaaaatgtagttctgatttatggggtgagaccccttatataggcatgagATGCCTTGAATTGGATTAAGGTTAGGAAACTTGGTGGGAAAATCTCTGATTCAGAATAGGCTTTAGAGTCCTAGAATGTAGAGATTTGCTTCCTTATAGGACTGTGTGGCTTGAGGACTACTCTTTTGAGTGTTTGATTCCGATTTGAACTTATTTTCTCAATAACAACTTGGGTTGATACAAGGTCTACGAATTTAATAATAAATCCCTGGTTTGCGGGTCCTTTGAGCCCAATTAATGACATATTAATTGTTGGGCCTTAATAACTGGGTTTCGTCTTTGGACCAAATCAGGCATAATTAATGTAActcccccaaatccggggtcagaggatttggtcatcactataaaacctcaatacaaattaacctgttaaatcaagatgcaaatgccagcggaagatatttagcatctatgaccccaaactaatccaagatcttttaaggttacagttctagaaacaagaattccaaattccacaaataaatttttcattttctgttaaaactcttttcaacaatcctcaatctcaaaacttaacccgctagtataacttcgaaaagaagtatactaggcccaactataaaatacacaactataatataatataatatgatataaacaactttatacaataaaacttatactagttcgcaaaccctggaccaaccaccttccaaaagcttcttctttgcttcctcgaataatgcagctaaacagcgcaagctaatcctcactggaggttaaatttgaaaacaggcaagtatgagcgaaagaaatgctcagcaagatcattatgacaaatttaaggtcttttgatataaaaccgacatctgcattagagcagaacatttaaaatcataattgttgaatcataaaattttaggtgaggaaccccataattggttccttaattgtattcaaaaccattttgatatttttgagcgaaatacttcagcaatactttgaatcttgacaagaataaaactcgtaaaacagtgtttacgaaaatatcgtaaacaacaataacatgaaacaatgattatggattgaatcagaaactttattcaaaattgaactcttgaaattaatacttattttgctgttatatcaaattagatattaatacgaactttgatgctcacaacctacccgcgctaaaataggaaagtcaacatcaatcatctgcattaataccacctttgatatttaacaacaacttaaataacaacatcaatcagcaaccgaattaaaactgtattccaactttattcaaaaccaaaacagttgataaatcattccttataagattatcaaaagcaatataataatttagattggaatcctcgaacgacggtgtgttgccgcaTGTGATCAGCcacggagcaacaccggtatgccgaagcatatccaactaaacaaatggggcaccaaaggcacatatcggcctaatggtattatatcctgtataatacctaaatctccgctggaccgccgccacggtcTCTTAggcaaccatccaatcttaaaacattttattgaaaggggtcataatactcgatacccttataaacttttattcgcccatttacttgggtagcaaaaccaaaacaacgtcatctttctcaaaatccaaaacatttataaatccgatagttagataagtaaaacacttgactattctgaacatagaatagtatataagtacttgcataaatagaatCATTTATTTCAgtaatatgtaaaatatttatctattcagaactgagaatagggaaagcaatacttgcataagaagatttaaaataaatatcacttgaacaagaagtgatgatagagatacttgcctttggtgtttagcagttagtcacactcgcaataaaATAATCCATCGTTCTGACATCTTATGACATCACCATCTTTTATTTCAACCATTTACTGATACGCCGCTTCTGCGATTACTAGAatccagatatccaataccattacATTTCATTCTTTCCAATGTTTGGTTCTGATCAACTCGAGCGATCCGCatatataattaaaagatacaactttaatcgtctaacaatcattactcgacgaactgcgcgtcaaaaatcctatcgtctacccatacgatagcccacacataaagaaaatagtcaaacaaaagactcttgacccacgtacgcacgtcTTATACATAGAATGTAcacacataatccacgtatcacgTAATTCATATCGCATATGACTCAGATCGCCAAAAGGTAGGTCTTggtattttaaaatcaaaattgagTCAAAATATGACTTTTATAAAATATACGACTCAAAAGGGTTCATaaaacatttgaactttgattacAAAATAATTTAGGTCTCAaagatatttttattaaaagcataATAATTTTACGGGTCTATAGATGTTAGGTTATCGTTGTTCCAACCATATATTCATTTGTCTTGTCTTCCTTTAgctaattaattttttttatcttatCCATGTCTTTTAAACTCATTCTTGACCTCCGACATGTTCTCAAGATGTCGCTCAACAAGTTCCATTTTTTTGTCGACTCAAAAAGAGGCTTGGAACTTGGCTTAAATTAAAtgtaaaaaaaaatcacaaaactATAATGCTACACAATCTCTTTCAAACAGTCAGTAGTCTgggatttttaataaattgaaaaATTATCACTTTGTTACAAAATCAGCGCTGGGATAATCTTGAATCAATAATCTATTTTACATAAAAATTTCAATCCAGGATAATGAATTTAACTAGGTGAAATCTGGTTTCAAAGTTGGACAAAACGTAATTTTCGTCGGTTCTGCGCTACCGTCACTAAAACCTTAATAACTTTTGAACCGCTAACTCAAATGATACAAGATTTTTGCGTACACAATCTACAGACTGACCTTAACATACTCATACCAAGTATTGTCCCAGTGCACAGTCCAGAAAATCCAGTTTTACTGTCAAAGACAGAGGCAGTGCTGGAAAATTTATTTAACATTATTAAAACTTACTAACTTTACTTGGAACCACAACCCATCTCCCATCTTATTCTTTAATCATCGTAAACTCCTACTTCCAGGTATCATCAGCCACAAAATATCAGAAAATTCATCACCAAATCATCCAACACAACCACTCAAAAACAATCCAAAAATCAAGCAATCCGATAGTATAATTTATGCACTCTAACCAAAACAACTAACAACAATTTCAACCAACCATTATAACATAAAAAAATTTAGTCACTATAAAATTGTATATGTATACATACAATTACCACCAAGCAACAACTACTCTAGCCACGACTCTAGAGAACAAATCAAACAGCAGTAACCTTGAAAATGAACACCAACGGCCTCAAAACTTACATGTATAAACCAGAAATAAAACGATTTATGCATCCATAATCATGAAAATTCATAAACGATTACTCAAACTCAAAACCCCACAATTTCGTTGAAATTAAGAATATTcgaaataaattaaaaatttacCCAATCTGAAAATGGATGGTAGAACACGATAGAGCTTGTTTCAAGTTTCAATTTGACTACTCATGGGTTAAATTCTGACACCAGAATCATGATCAAAGTTGATTTTGATTATTTAGAGATTCAAGAACAAGAGAGAGaaagaggagagagagagagataaggAAGAGAGATTAAGACAAGGGAGAGAAATATTCTGCCACGCCGGGTGTTGTTGTGCACGAGAGCCAGGGGTAACGTGTCAAATGGTGGGGAAGGAAGAGAATTTTGTTTTAAAACAGAATTATATCTTTTTGGCAAAACATCCAAAAATGCTTTTTCTAAAATATAAAATGTTTGATGACAGTTGaaaaaaaatacaaattttatttttaaaatttagagaATAAAATTCTCTATCTCCCcatatttttcaataattttttaaatgtaTAAACTATTTTATACGGAATTTACAAGATAATGCTCGTTAAACACAATAATGaatctaaaaatcattttaaacacacgtcacttaaaataatttccactattatttttaaaaagtccaCATAAAATTCTAGAGATTATTTATCAAATCCCGTAATTTTATCATATCTCAATGATTTTAGAAATATATTTAAAGGCATTAAAAACTCTTATTTTACATTATATCTCatttgaaaattgtttttatcAAAACTGACGATACAGTTAAACACGTAGAAACCACATAAGCACGTAATCACCATATACACATAATTTTACATACAATAATCATGTAACCAATATTTTCCAAATaatcatatattttattataataataatcgcgtaataaaaaaatcaaaaaaatttatttttgaatattttcgaaATGAAACTTGCTATCAGGTGAACCCAGATAAAATACCAAATATAATTTTAACGTGGATAAACTACGCACTCGATTTCTAAAATTTTAAACGAACTAAAGACTGATATCAATAAAAAGATCgattttaataaaaattttgaaaaaaaataaaaatagtaaAAATACTTTTACAATATCGATAGAGATCGAAATAACTAATAAttatcatattaaattatttaaaaacacGAACTCATCAAtcaagaataaaatatccacaattttatTCTTATCAATTAGCAAATCACATAAAAGTATTCAAATAATATAAAATAGATTCTGAAAACTTGAGATGTTACAATTAATGCGCTTATTTATTACGCAGTTAGGATTATTTTTATCCCTTATCATTTGTCTCCCTACTTGTAGGAAAATATAAAAGATATTTTAGAAGTTAAGTTTTCATTTTTTCCCTTGCAGGATATCATTTTCATCGTAAAGTGTGAagtgacctacacatttacaacaatTTACCATTCTCGAGGCTTTAAACTATTTGTGGAAATTTCTCATACTTATTTTCCATACATACTTACTCTGCTAGAATATGCCTTGAATCGGTTAATGCCCCCAATGTGGGACTTCGGGGATCTCGCTTAGGTCCATGATTTAATGGGCTGAGGCAGATGCCTTCCTATTGATCTCTTAATTATGCTTTGTGAATAGTTCTTGGATCAGTTACTCTTGCAATCTCGATTATTTAGCTGTCAAGTGCTGCTGTAACCATGTTTTCTATATACAGGGTGATGTGAGACACTATGTCATAAAAATAATGTCAGATATTCTATTATCGGAGTTACCTAAATTGACTACAAGGTAGTTGATGTTACACATCTATTTGGGAAGGTAGCAATAATGTATTTATGAAGAACTTGATAACTTGAGTGGAAAAGGATGGGCTCTGGAGGAAGACAGGTTGAGGTCGCACTGTCAGGGAAAATCAAACCTTTCATAGATGAGTTACTCTTGACCAGAATGACCACATCTTTGTGCAAAGCTTTAGGGAGTATTAGGGGATAAAGTATTGGGTATGTTATATGATAAAGACAACTACACACATTTATCCATTGTTTACCAACTCCAAAGAGGTAAGTCCTTGCTACTACCCGACCTTTGGTAATTTTTAAGAATTACTCTTTTaattccttaattttcaggaatgtttttcaaattttctgttattttcgaccaggatcctgatcAAAATTTTGACCAAGATCCTGGTccaaatttcgactaggattctagtcaaAATTTCTGCCACCTAGTCGAAATTTCTGCCAACTCCTATAGCCTAGTCAAAAAATTTCAAccaggatccacgacctggaactcgactaggatcctggtcgtaATTCTAGTCATCTGTTGCATCCTAGTCGAAACATTCCGACCAGGAACATCGACTTAGATtttgacctcaatcctggtcgaaCTTATGGTATGTTTGGGGCTTCTAGTCGAAGTaaatcgactaggatccacgacctaaAATTTGACCTAAAACCTGGTTGAATTTGTGGTCTCTTTGGGGTCTCAATTCAAAGTAAATCGACTAGGATCTACGCCCTGAAATTCGACCTAAATCCTGGTTGAATTTGTGGTCTCTTTTGGGACCTCTAGTCGAAGTAAATCCAGCTAGTATCCATGACTGAAATTCGACCTAAACCTGGTCAAATTTGTGGTCTCTTTTGGGGTCTCTAGTCGAAGTAAATCGACTAGGATCCATGACCTAAAATTTAACCTAAATCCTAACCGAATTTATGGTCTCTTTTGGGGCCTCTAGTCGAACTAAATcaactaggatccacgacctgaaATTTGACCTAAATTCTGGTCAAATTTGTGGTCACTTTTGGGGCCTCTAGTCGACATaaatcgactaggatccacgacaTAAAATTTGACCTAAATCTTGGTCTTCTTCTCTCTATCAATCATAATTATTTGGACTTTTCTTTTGCAACTTTTATTTGGGCATGTTGGCTTACTTTTCCAAACCTAATTTTGGATTAGGCCTAAGGGCCTGTTTttccaaatccaattaggattggGCCTATGGGCctattttttcaaatttaactAGAATTGGGCCCATTCATTTTCCAAATGCATTTTGGATTGGTCCCATAGTCCTTAGTTATTCCTTTTTTTGTAAAGTTCAAAAATATTCCAGAATTTGGGCTTTTTTCTGTTGGGCCTTTGGCTTATAGGCTTTTGACGGGCCAATTTCCATAAATTTTCCTATATATTAGAGTAAGTAGATTCATTTATTTCTCACTTCTTATTTCATAAACATCTCTCCAAAAGTTTTCTGTATTTTCCGGCTTTGTTCAGTTTGCTTTCTACAATTCCCGGTGCTCAGACTTTCTTGTTTTCCGGCGAAATCTTCAAGTCTTCGTCTATGCTCTAGGTACGTCTATTGCATCCTTCATACTTTTCCGATTTTTTCCCTTTTCTGGGTTTTTCGATGAATATCTTTATAGATACTTTATTTTTCGGATGAATATCTTCATCACTTCTGGGTTTTTCTGCACTTTTCATGCATAAATTCAACATGTTTTTCCTCTTTCTTGTATTTTTTAGATGGCGGATAAGAAATCACTTCGCTTGGCCAAAATGAACGTGGCTAAAAAATCAAGTGAGTTCCCCTTTCGATCAAGATACTTTTCTTTGATCGATATGATCGATACCCggggggacgagtatccgtctgatgtTCACTTGGATGCGTTTGATCACGTCAACACTTTCTACAACGTGAAGGAGCTAGAAAAAATGAATCTTATGTTAAAGTTTCAGAAGCCCTACAAACTGATTTTGGCTAGTGTCACGGACAGGGTTTTTTATTGGAAGAAGGATGCACTGTGCGTCTGCAGGGATACTATCAGGGCAGGTGCAGGTTCCCTTTTCAGCATTTTATTCCCATTCTTCTTGTTGATGTTGGGATTAGTCCCGGCCAGCTTCCTCGAAACTCTTGGAGGTTAATCTTATGTTTTTATCACAATGTGCCCCCCCAGTAGCAGTATCCAGGAAAATTTTCCAGTTTAAAAATAGCCCTGACAAGAATCCAAGGTAGGTCTCTTTGAATCAGCGTCCTATTATTCGGCAGAAATCTATCCCAGACAACAACTTGAAGTTGAACAAGGAGTTTGTTTATCTAGTTTGGGAGGGAGAAGACCGAGGGACCCTTCTCTGTTCGTCCTTTGAAAAGGTGGCCGATAGGAGCCCTAATGACATTTCCTTGTCCACAGAAGAAACAGCAGCTTTCGATGTCCTCACCAAGGATAATGGGATGTCCCACTATTGGGACCTTATTGGGGAAATAAACCTCGTTAAGCGTGGAGGCACGTCCCACTCTTGGGACCTTATTGGGAAACAAACCTCGTTGAGTGTGGGCTTCCTCCCTTCTCCATGAAAAGTAATTTctaacttcattttcttttttatatatatatacttagtTTATCCTGCCTTAACTATTGATTAATTTTCCTTAACTATTGATTAATTTTTCTTGTAGTGGCTGCAAAGATAGTGGAGGTGACCAAGCCCAAAGAGTTAGAAACCACCAGGATGAAGCGGGCCATAAATCTCTTCAAAGACCCGCGCTTAGGAAATCGCTTCCCTGAATTCCTGAATCAGGTGGGAGAAGGGGATGAGGAAGGCCCTAGCCAACCTTTACGGACCAAACAGAATCCAGGGGCCTTTTTCTAACTTGCTTGGGGAATCCCGGGGAAGACATCATAGTCAAAATACGAAGCATGCCAAGGAGTGGTCGCTTTAGTCtatttccccggtggattataAGGATTTTGTACTTCAACGGGATTTGGAGGCTAATGAGCTATTTGGTGCTCAAGCCTTGGCGACGGTAACTTATCTTTGCCAAGCTTTCTTACTTATTTATTTACCC is a window of Apium graveolens cultivar Ventura chromosome 11, ASM990537v1, whole genome shotgun sequence DNA encoding:
- the LOC141695405 gene encoding BURP domain protein USPL1-like, which translates into the protein MDFGFASCCLFLFVVLVLQCGYGISASMAINQQGADTSQKNPMINKDDIKPYYNVWFTPKDLYKGFTMPIYFAKSDPSNSPHFLTREESESIPFSISKLDNLLSLFSIPKETPQAKAITYTLNNCDEEVEGHHICVSSLESMLDLVQKTFGSSTKFDLFTSITYPSQNSPILQNYTFLKVPQQFQVQKMMACHPMPYPYAVFYCHGHLDGSTRVFKIPLKGANGDKVDAIAVCHSHTSNWDEDHISFKILNMKPRSGPVCHIIPHNNFVWLPLVSGQ